A stretch of DNA from Planctomycetota bacterium:
AATCAATGATGAAACAATCGGGATGAACTGGTGCACGCTGACCGCGGCAAGGCATAAGCTGGAAGAACTCCGCAAGGACAAAAAAGCCTTTCCCAAGCAGATTGAATCCGCCAAGGCAACGGTAAAAATGATTCACGATGCCATGCAGAGGGGCTACAAGAAATTCAACGAGAACTACCGCAACTTGATACTGACCAACGAACAGCGTGAGCTTCTGAAAGAAAAAGACCGTGCGATGAAAGAGCATATGGAAACCTGCAAACCGCACCATAACCCGGACTGCCCTTTCCACCTGCGGGATGACAAACATTCCCGGCATAACGTCAATGAAGGCAATTTTATAAAATACTGTAATGACGAGAAGCACCTTTCCGAAGGACTTTTCGAATGTCCGCGCAACTACCGCGAGCTGATGCAGGAAGAACGCAAAAACAGGAAGGAAAAACCGGAAAATCCGGAGGGCAAAGAGAAAAAATAACCGCATTAAGTGACCCTCGGGGAGTTTTTTCGCTCTATCCGAGGGACCACCCTGAGCGATAGAGAAGAGGTTCCGAGATCCTTCGTCCCCCCCCCAAGGCGGGGCCTCAGGATGACGGGTCGGAAACACCCCGACCCCTCAATTAAGTTGCCCAAAAAAGTCGGGCTTAAGAGATTAATGATTGCCGTCAAAACATAGCTGTCCAGCAGCCTTTGTAAAAACCAATCCCGATTTGTTCTGCGGTAAACATTTCCTCGTGGTGGCCGGACTTGCTGCTAAACCATCCCCAAAATGCGCCAGCGGCATCTAGTGCCTGGGCGATATTCTCCGCGGAACATGAGGTTTTTTCCAGCGCGGCGCGCTGCATATGCGTTCGCTTGCCGGGAATCGGGGAGACGTGGTCGAAAAAGTCATAATCGCTCATATCCTTGGAATGCCCGCGGGCGGCCTTGCACAACTTAGGATTAATTACTACGGCTTTGCGCCCCATCGCCACACGGTATTTATTCAGCATCTCAACCATGCGATATTCTTCAATATTCAGCTCGCTTTTAAGTTTTTTATTCTGCTCCATTACCGTCATGTCTTTCGCCGGCATCACTTTCCACTGGAATTCCGCGTCAATTTCAGTATCCAACAGCTTAACCAGCGTTTTCGTATCAGGCTTGGCTTCACAACCCAATTTAGCCAGGGAGTCGTCAACAATGCCGATTTTTCCGGCCACCCCCGAAAGCTTTTTAGTATCCTCTTCGTTTTCAATCAACGGCGCGGGATAAAACGCCTCTTCTATTTCTATAACCAGCTTCTTCATTTCCTCAAAATTCCTGACAGCATAGAGGCTCATTGCCGCCTTGCGTTTATTCTCCAGCCACTTCGGGTCTTTCTTTTTATCTTTATCTTTTTTATTCCTGGCTTTGAGCGAATCATCCAGGGCTTTCCGGCGTGTTTTAGTATATTCCATGACGAGTTCATCTTTGCGCTTGGTGATTTTTGTGACGGCTTCTTTTTTCGCCTTATCACCCTGAACGATTATTTCATCCGCCGCTGTTTTACGGATTGCCTCGTCCGGGCTTTCCATGTCCTTTATGAGCTGGGCAAGCGGTTTTTTCTCCTCGCCTAATAAAACGGCCGAAAAGAAAAGCACAATAAAAATGCTTAACGCTGAAAGCCAAACTGATTTTATCCTGCTAAATTCCATATAAGCTTATTATAACATCCACACACCGATATTAAGTGCTACAATTATTAAACATTCGGTATCTGTTTTTTATTCCTGAAATCCAAGAAAATCGCATTCGGCCTGTCCCGTTAATCAATCATATTGCCCGAAAAGCTTTCCCCATTTGCTGGTTTCCATGATATGTTGCCGTATTTTTTTGCCTTTAAAAGGCCACCAAAGCTTGTCGTGATAGAAATACGAGGCAAAAACGAAGAGATAAACCAGGGACGTCCGGAAAAAGAGTTTCTGGAATACTCTTAGCGGCCCGAACCATAACGCCCCGCCGCAATAACCGGCCAGGTTTTTCCCGACGGAGAAACAGAAATTAAGCCCAGAAATATCATCCCCGACAATTTCTATCTCGCTCAAAGAGGCGGTGCCCAATCCGGCTTCGTGCGCCAGTCTTAGGTATTTGATGCCCATCGGGTCAAATCCCATTATCTTTGCGGCAACCGCATCTATCGCCACGCTATCTGCACCTGCCAGGATGTAATCCTTTTCCGCCAGCGCCATGGTCCTGGGTCCGGGTCCGTTCCCGCATATCGTCCCATCCATTACGGCAAATATGCCGGTATGAATCTCTTTCTGGATATTCAATAAATCAACGAGGGCCTCGTGAATGACGCTATGCATATAGTGGCGGCGCGTGCTCAAAAGGCCCCCGAAAGCATTCTTCATCGCGCCCGTGGTAGTCGTGTAAATATGGCACTTGACGGTCGGCAGGTGGATGATGCTTTTCCCGATAAAATATTCAGGAATCATAATACCATTCGGGTATATTTTATCTAAAACCAGCATCTTCGCTTTCGGCTGATACGGGATCCATCTGATATCCTCATCCTGGAAATTATAGAGGCGCGGAATATCATGCTTTTTGTAGACGCCGTCGAGCC
This window harbors:
- a CDS encoding CAP domain-containing protein, which gives rise to MEFSRIKSVWLSALSIFIVLFFSAVLLGEEKKPLAQLIKDMESPDEAIRKTAADEIIVQGDKAKKEAVTKITKRKDELVMEYTKTRRKALDDSLKARNKKDKDKKKDPKWLENKRKAAMSLYAVRNFEEMKKLVIEIEEAFYPAPLIENEEDTKKLSGVAGKIGIVDDSLAKLGCEAKPDTKTLVKLLDTEIDAEFQWKVMPAKDMTVMEQNKKLKSELNIEEYRMVEMLNKYRVAMGRKAVVINPKLCKAARGHSKDMSDYDFFDHVSPIPGKRTHMQRAALEKTSCSAENIAQALDAAGAFWGWFSSKSGHHEEMFTAEQIGIGFYKGCWTAMF
- a CDS encoding DUF362 domain-containing protein, which encodes MKSKVAVIKTSPQKVLADIERLVRMAGIEEALPRDKPVILKDNISWHLPLPGANTTPWQLEGVIKALKNLGYPALSAVHNNTVVTDPFKGSRLNRLDGVYKKHDIPRLYNFQDEDIRWIPYQPKAKMLVLDKIYPNGIMIPEYFIGKSIIHLPTVKCHIYTTTTGAMKNAFGGLLSTRRHYMHSVIHEALVDLLNIQKEIHTGIFAVMDGTICGNGPGPRTMALAEKDYILAGADSVAIDAVAAKIMGFDPMGIKYLRLAHEAGLGTASLSEIEIVGDDISGLNFCFSVGKNLAGYCGGALWFGPLRVFQKLFFRTSLVYLFVFASYFYHDKLWWPFKGKKIRQHIMETSKWGKLFGQYD